One segment of Mugil cephalus isolate CIBA_MC_2020 chromosome 14, CIBA_Mcephalus_1.1, whole genome shotgun sequence DNA contains the following:
- the LOC125020244 gene encoding golgin subfamily A member 4-like has protein sequence MEKEIKILKEQLKWCQETSVVHQKTWTETITELTSEIEDLKLKNARLKEQVEEGKKREKDLTNTSQTREKEFKNTLKTLALESQVKEDTIAVNLESQLQERKRYHKETVTELEQQLQLARAEAKTYQQECARLEENSSKLLKQQQDKAQNDMAEMKSQHEKEVENLRKELRQAQVNYKFDVVLLEAHIKSKEAIVEQQSSAGPFTAEDRRKCRYLERQVKELEQDLTVQKKALLSTTQEVKKSKLHIANLNDEIKANASEILLLTKQWREVQAQFVKEKNKSASLDCQVKELKAKVAKLEEEQQKKEDREKNSSDELLMLQKTHKEQTKKLDRLSLALKSKEPEVTKLKEKISHMETYQLRFKEKLQDCVDLVNYPNKLKKSVLGLRDIYLTDDIKKNMHAAQFGREFKMNDLAKQVERYENVTKAQRSQIQHLEAQIECMKTNHTTEMSSFIEILNEERRTSHELTKKVKTQSLLLKRATKSEGTRGYQKVPEGTRRYQEVGSWFNKKVLEVVPAPADTVEEGP, from the coding sequence ATGGAGAAGGAAATCAAAATCCTCAAGGAGCAGTTGAAGTGGTGTCAAGAAACATCTGTCGTACACCAGAAAACATGGACAGAAACTATTACCGAGCTAACGTCAGAAATAGAAGATCTTAAGCTCAAAAATGCCAGACTCAAGGAGCAGGTTGAAGAAGGcaaaaaaagggagaaggatCTAACTAACACCTCCCAAACAAGAGAGAAGGAGTTTAAGAACACCCTCAAGACTTTAGCGTTGGAGAGCCAGGTCAAAGAAGACACCATCGCCGTTAATCTGGAATCACAGTTACAAGAACGTAAGAGATATCACAAAGAAACTGTGACGGAGCTGGAACAGCAGCTTCAATTAGCCAGAGCAGAGGCTAAAACGTACCAACAGGAATGCGCTCGGCTGGAGGAAAATTCATCGAAGTTACTGAAACAACAGCAAGACAAGGCACAAAATGACATGGCTGAAATGAAAAGCCAACACGAAAAAGAGGTGGAAAACCTTAGAAAGGAGCTTCGTCAAGCTCAGGTTAATTACAAATTTGATGTGGTGCTTTTAGAGGCACATATAAAATCAAAGGAAGCCATCGTCGAGCAGCAAAGCAGCGCAGGGCCTTTTACTGCTGAGGACCGACGTAAGTGTCGGTATCTGGAAAGGCAGGTAAAAGAGCTGGAACAGGACTTAACAGTTCAGAAGAAGGCGCTCTTGAGTACGACTCAGGAAGTGAAGAAGTCTAAGCTCCACATAGCAAACCTGAACGATGAGATTAAAGCCAACGCTTCTGAGATCCTTCTGTTAACAAAACAATGGCGAGAAGTGCAGGCTCAgtttgtaaaagaaaagaacaaaagcgCTTCCTTGGACTGTCAAGTTAAAGAGCTGAAGGCAAAAGTCGCGAAACtagaagaggagcagcagaaaaaagaagacagagaaaaaaatagttcaGACGAGCTCTTGATGctccagaaaacacacaaggaaCAAACTAAGAAGCTCGATCGTCTGAGTCTTGCACTGAAGTCCAAGGAGCCAGAGGTCACCAAGCTGAAGGAGAAGATCAGCCACATGGAAACGTATCAGCTGCGTTTCAAGGAAAAGCTGCAGGACTGTGTGGATCTAGTTAATTAtccaaacaaactgaaaaagtcAGTCCTCGGTCTGAGAGATATATATCTCACGGATGACATTAAAAAGAACATGCATGCCGCACAATTTGGGCGGGAATTTAAGATGAACGATCTCGCCAAACAGGTGGAACGTTACGAAAACGTCACCAAGGCTCAGCGAAGTCAGATCCAACACCTGGAGGCACAAATAGAGTGTATGAAAACCAATCACACGACAGAGATGAGCAGTTTCATTGAGATACTCAACGAAGAGCGGAGGACGAGTCACGAGTTAACGAAAAAAGTGAAAACTCAGAGCTTACTGCTTAAAAGGGCAACAAAGTCAGAAGGTACCAGAGGGTACCAGAAGGTACCAGAAGGTACCAGAAGGTACCAGGAGGTAGGTTCCTGGTTCAATAAGAAAGTCCTGGAGGTCGTCCCAGCTCCAGCAGATACTGTAGAAGAGGGACCATGA